In Ferribacterium limneticum, a genomic segment contains:
- a CDS encoding nucleoside recognition domain-containing protein: protein MEILIEIILKAGRSAVELAFFVLLPVMVVMLSLMRLLEARGVLDWVVARLAPLLKPVGLTGLGVFAALQINFVSFAAPMATLTMMEQRGASDRHIAATLAMVFAMSQANAALPMMTMGLDLALTLTYSLIGGLTAAAATYYLFGRTLSNSESRLDETLHHPVAESAKGVLDVINRAGAEAFKLSVGAIPMLVLSLVVVTALRTSGAIDALTRLLAPVLTAASIDSALILPTLTKYIAGGTAMMGVMDEMRKAGQISVELLNASAGFLISPFDLPGVAVLISAGPRIAAVWKPAALGACIGIAVRTVGHILAV from the coding sequence ATGGAAATCCTCATCGAAATCATCCTCAAAGCCGGCCGTTCCGCCGTCGAACTGGCCTTCTTCGTCCTGCTCCCCGTCATGGTCGTCATGCTCTCGCTCATGCGCCTGCTCGAAGCGCGCGGTGTGCTGGACTGGGTCGTCGCCCGTCTCGCCCCGTTGCTCAAACCGGTCGGCCTGACCGGGCTGGGCGTCTTCGCCGCCTTGCAGATCAACTTTGTGAGCTTCGCCGCACCGATGGCGACGCTGACCATGATGGAACAGCGTGGCGCCTCCGACCGCCACATCGCCGCCACGCTGGCCATGGTTTTCGCCATGTCGCAGGCCAACGCGGCGCTGCCGATGATGACCATGGGCCTCGATCTGGCGCTGACCCTGACCTATTCGCTGATCGGTGGCCTGACCGCTGCAGCGGCGACCTATTACCTGTTCGGCCGGACGTTATCGAACAGCGAAAGCCGGCTTGATGAAACCCTGCATCATCCGGTTGCCGAGAGCGCCAAGGGGGTGCTCGATGTCATCAACCGGGCCGGGGCTGAAGCTTTCAAGCTCTCCGTCGGCGCCATTCCGATGCTCGTGCTGTCGCTGGTCGTCGTTACCGCGCTGCGTACCAGCGGCGCCATCGATGCGCTGACCCGCCTGCTGGCACCTGTTCTCACCGCCGCTTCCATCGACAGCGCGCTGATCTTGCCGACACTAACCAAGTACATCGCCGGTGGCACAGCGATGATGGGTGTCATGGACGAAATGCGCAAAGCCGGCCAGATCAGCGTCGAACTGCTCAACGCCAGCGCCGGCTTCCTGATTTCCCCCTTCGACCTGCCCGGTGTGGCCGTGCTGATTTCCGCCGGGCCGCGCATTGCTGCTGTCTGGAAACCGGCTGCCCTCGGTGCTTGTATCGGTATCGCTGTACGCACCGTCGGACATATACTCGCTGTATGA
- the lysS gene encoding lysine--tRNA ligase, translated as MSNPEQQAPVQQDENQLIAERRAKLAEWRKTGKAFPNDFQRENTAAKVLEGYGAKTAEELEGLPVEVKVAGRMMLKRVMGKASFATIQDLSGRIQLYITRDRVGEEVYADFKTWDLGDIIGVSGILMKTKTGELSIQAAEIRLLTKSLRPLPDKFHGLADQEMKYRQRYVDLIMNEETRATFRARSDIVAAIRNYMTGHGFMEVETPMMHPIPGGASAKPFVTHHNALDMQQFLRIAPELYLKRLVVGGFEKVFEINRNFRNEGLSPRHNPEFTMMEFYEAYANYHTLMDFTEGLLRHAAREALGKEVFIYQGRELDLSKPFHRLTINQAIQRQQPSFTDEQLADVEFLKTKIKAFGEPLKPGGLGSLQLQLFEACAEAQCWEPTFIIDYPVEVSPLARASNSNPEITERFELFIVGREIANGFSELNDAEDQAARFQEQMKAKDAGDEEAMYYDADFIRALEYGLPPTGGCGIGIDRLIMLLTDAAAIRDVILFPSMRPE; from the coding sequence ATGTCCAACCCCGAACAGCAAGCCCCGGTCCAGCAGGACGAAAACCAGCTCATCGCCGAGCGCCGCGCCAAACTGGCCGAGTGGCGAAAGACCGGGAAAGCCTTCCCGAACGACTTCCAGCGCGAGAACACCGCCGCGAAAGTCCTCGAAGGCTATGGCGCCAAGACGGCGGAAGAACTCGAAGGTCTGCCGGTCGAGGTCAAGGTCGCCGGCCGCATGATGCTCAAGCGGGTCATGGGCAAGGCTTCCTTCGCCACCATTCAGGATCTGTCGGGCCGCATCCAGCTTTACATCACCCGTGACCGCGTCGGCGAAGAAGTCTATGCCGACTTCAAGACCTGGGACCTAGGCGACATTATTGGCGTCAGCGGCATCCTGATGAAGACCAAGACCGGCGAGCTGTCCATCCAGGCCGCCGAAATCCGCCTGCTGACCAAGTCGCTGCGCCCGCTGCCGGACAAGTTCCACGGCCTGGCCGATCAGGAAATGAAGTATCGCCAGCGTTACGTCGACCTGATCATGAACGAGGAAACGCGCGCCACCTTCCGCGCCCGCTCCGACATCGTCGCCGCCATCCGCAACTACATGACCGGCCACGGCTTCATGGAAGTCGAAACGCCGATGATGCACCCGATCCCCGGCGGCGCCTCGGCCAAGCCGTTTGTCACGCACCACAACGCGCTCGACATGCAGCAGTTCCTGCGCATCGCCCCGGAGCTCTACCTCAAGCGCCTCGTTGTCGGTGGTTTCGAGAAGGTCTTCGAAATCAACCGCAACTTCCGCAACGAAGGTTTGAGCCCGCGCCACAACCCCGAATTCACGATGATGGAGTTCTACGAGGCGTATGCGAATTACCACACGCTCATGGACTTCACCGAAGGCCTGCTCCGCCACGCCGCGCGCGAGGCGCTGGGCAAGGAAGTCTTCATCTATCAGGGCCGCGAGCTCGACCTGTCCAAGCCTTTCCATCGCCTGACCATCAACCAGGCCATCCAGCGCCAGCAGCCGTCTTTCACCGACGAGCAACTGGCCGATGTCGAATTTCTCAAGACCAAGATCAAGGCCTTTGGCGAGCCGCTCAAGCCGGGCGGCCTGGGCAGCCTGCAACTGCAACTGTTCGAAGCCTGCGCCGAAGCCCAGTGCTGGGAGCCGACCTTCATCATCGATTATCCGGTTGAAGTTTCTCCGCTGGCTCGTGCTTCCAATTCCAATCCGGAAATCACCGAGCGCTTTGAGCTGTTCATTGTTGGGCGGGAAATTGCCAATGGTTTCTCCGAGTTGAACGATGCCGAAGATCAGGCGGCGCGCTTCCAGGAACAGATGAAGGCGAAGGATGCCGGGGATGAAGAGGCGATGTATTACGACGCTGATTTCATTCGGGCGCTGGAATACGGGCTGCCGCCGACTGGCGGGTGTGGGATCGGGATTGATCGGCTGATCATGCTGCTGACCGATGCAGCAGCGATTCGCGACGTGATCCTGTTCCCCTCCATGCGCCCCGAATGA
- the mnmC gene encoding bifunctional tRNA (5-methylaminomethyl-2-thiouridine)(34)-methyltransferase MnmD/FAD-dependent 5-carboxymethylaminomethyl-2-thiouridine(34) oxidoreductase MnmC: protein MDKLQPAKIEFVAYGTPYSAAFDDVYHSALGGPTQARHVFLAGNELPQRWQGRDRFVILETGFGTGLNFLAAWQAWRDDPQRCRRLHFISCEKFPLTVADLATCQQAWPEFGKLAAEVQKHWPPLVPGMHRLHLDGGQVILTLLFGDAATQLRNIDASVDTFFLDGFSPQKNPELWSPQFCKGLARLTAPGATIATWTVAGHVRQALKDAEFDVEKRPGPVGKRQMLVGRFRSRRPDRHVAPTDRRAIVIGAGIAGSATAYALAAAGWQVTVLEQADAPATGASSNLAGMLRPLPSADDNRLSRLTRAGFLATRALLASLPDARWSPCGVLHLAREPEHEAQQKRAVEQLSLPPDLLRFVDREEASQLLGQPVNIGGWWFPNGGWVQPPSVCQAALAAFPEKITTRFNATVNRIFRPKTEWQALDAAGNILAEAPVLIMASGAAAPRFEQFAWLPQRSGRGQVSHLPAAAGTPLKAVLFQVGYAIPEVDGTQLIGASLSYEDDDTNERESDHRDNLARLRLTLPDFATHIDPAALHGRVGFRPMSPDRLPIVGAVPDILAATPNTRLHNIPRQPGLWCVQGFGARGIVWSALMADLLLSQIEGEPLPLERDLVDALDPGRFMIKAARHSAETFPGDEEASEPAA, encoded by the coding sequence GTGGACAAGCTGCAGCCCGCCAAAATCGAATTCGTCGCCTACGGCACGCCCTACTCCGCTGCCTTCGACGACGTTTACCACTCCGCCCTCGGCGGCCCGACGCAGGCCCGGCATGTCTTTCTCGCCGGCAATGAACTGCCGCAACGCTGGCAAGGGCGCGATCGCTTCGTCATCCTCGAAACAGGCTTCGGCACCGGGCTGAACTTCCTCGCCGCCTGGCAGGCCTGGCGGGACGACCCGCAGCGCTGCCGGCGACTGCATTTCATTTCTTGCGAAAAATTCCCGTTGACCGTGGCAGACCTCGCCACCTGCCAGCAAGCCTGGCCGGAATTCGGCAAACTGGCGGCGGAAGTGCAAAAACACTGGCCGCCGCTGGTGCCCGGCATGCACCGGCTGCATCTCGACGGCGGGCAGGTCATTTTGACGCTGCTTTTCGGCGACGCCGCGACGCAACTGCGCAACATCGACGCCTCGGTCGATACCTTTTTCCTCGACGGTTTTTCGCCGCAAAAGAATCCGGAATTGTGGTCGCCGCAATTCTGCAAGGGCCTGGCCAGACTGACCGCGCCGGGCGCCACCATCGCCACGTGGACGGTCGCCGGCCACGTCCGCCAGGCATTGAAAGACGCCGAGTTCGACGTCGAAAAACGCCCCGGCCCGGTCGGCAAGCGGCAAATGCTGGTCGGCCGCTTCCGTTCGCGCCGGCCGGATCGTCACGTCGCGCCGACGGATCGCCGGGCCATCGTCATCGGCGCCGGCATTGCCGGCAGCGCCACGGCCTACGCGCTGGCCGCCGCCGGCTGGCAGGTCACCGTACTTGAGCAGGCTGATGCCCCGGCTACCGGCGCCTCGAGCAACCTGGCCGGCATGCTGCGCCCGCTGCCCAGCGCCGACGACAACCGCCTCTCCCGCCTCACCCGCGCCGGATTTCTCGCCACCCGCGCCCTGCTCGCCAGCCTGCCCGACGCCCGCTGGTCGCCCTGCGGCGTGCTGCATCTGGCGCGCGAACCGGAGCACGAAGCGCAGCAAAAACGTGCCGTCGAACAACTCAGCTTGCCGCCTGACCTTCTCCGTTTCGTCGACAGGGAAGAAGCCAGCCAACTGCTCGGCCAACCCGTAAATATCGGTGGCTGGTGGTTCCCGAATGGCGGCTGGGTGCAACCGCCCTCGGTTTGCCAAGCCGCACTGGCCGCTTTTCCCGAAAAAATAACGACCCGCTTCAATGCCACGGTCAACCGGATTTTTCGGCCAAAAACGGAATGGCAGGCGCTCGATGCGGCCGGCAATATTCTGGCCGAAGCTCCCGTGCTGATCATGGCCAGCGGCGCCGCCGCCCCGCGCTTCGAGCAATTCGCCTGGCTACCGCAACGTTCCGGACGCGGCCAGGTCAGTCATTTGCCAGCGGCGGCCGGCACGCCGCTCAAGGCCGTTCTTTTCCAGGTCGGCTACGCCATCCCCGAAGTCGACGGCACGCAATTGATTGGCGCCTCGCTGTCCTACGAAGACGACGACACCAATGAGCGCGAAAGCGACCACCGCGACAACCTTGCCCGCCTCCGCCTGACCCTGCCCGACTTCGCCACCCACATCGACCCGGCCGCGCTGCATGGCCGCGTCGGCTTCCGCCCGATGTCGCCGGACCGCCTGCCCATCGTCGGCGCCGTACCGGACATCCTGGCCGCGACGCCCAACACGCGCCTCCACAACATTCCGCGCCAGCCCGGCCTGTGGTGCGTCCAGGGTTTCGGCGCGCGCGGCATCGTGTGGTCGGCGCTGATGGCCGACCTGCTGCTCAGCCAGATCGAAGGCGAGCCGCTGCCCCTCGAACGCGACCTCGTCGATGCCCTCGACCCCGGCCGCTTCATGATCAAGGCAGCGCGTCATTCAGCCGAGACCTTTCCCGGCGACGAAGAAGCCAGCGAACCGGCAGCATGA
- a CDS encoding O-acetylhomoserine aminocarboxypropyltransferase/cysteine synthase family protein, protein MKIETIAVHGGYSPDPTTKAVAVPIYQTTSYAFDSTQHGADLFDLKVAGNIYTRIMNPTQDVLEKRVAEMEGGIAALALASGMAAITAAIQTIAEAGDNIVTSSTLYGGTYNLFAHTLPQYGIDVRFADYRDPAAFEKLIDAKTKAVFCESVGNPLGNVVDFEKLAEIAHKHGVPVIVDNTVPSPYLCRPFEHGADIVVHALTKYLGGHGNSLGGIIVDSGKFPWAEHKAKFKRLNEPDVSYHGVVYTEALGPAAYIGRARVVPLRNMGAAISPFNAFLILQGIETLALRMDRICENSLKIANFLKSHPKCSWVNYAGLPDHKDHALVQKYMGGRASGILNFGVKGGSVAGGKFQDALQLVTRLVNIGDCKTLACHPASTTHRQLSPEELAKAGVSEDMIRLSVGIEHIDDLIADLDQALNAA, encoded by the coding sequence ATGAAGATCGAAACCATCGCCGTCCACGGCGGCTACAGCCCGGACCCGACCACCAAGGCCGTCGCCGTCCCCATCTACCAGACGACCTCGTACGCCTTCGACAGCACCCAGCATGGCGCCGACCTGTTCGACCTCAAGGTTGCCGGCAACATCTACACGCGCATCATGAACCCGACGCAGGACGTGCTCGAAAAGCGCGTCGCCGAAATGGAAGGCGGCATTGCCGCGCTGGCCTTGGCCTCCGGCATGGCGGCCATCACCGCCGCGATCCAGACCATCGCCGAGGCCGGCGACAACATCGTCACCTCGAGCACGCTGTACGGCGGCACCTACAACCTGTTCGCCCACACCCTGCCGCAATACGGCATCGACGTCCGCTTCGCCGACTACCGCGATCCGGCGGCATTTGAAAAGCTCATCGACGCCAAGACCAAGGCCGTCTTCTGCGAATCCGTCGGCAACCCGCTCGGCAATGTCGTCGATTTCGAAAAGCTCGCCGAAATCGCCCACAAGCATGGCGTGCCAGTCATCGTCGACAACACCGTCCCCTCGCCCTACCTGTGCCGCCCCTTCGAGCACGGCGCCGACATCGTTGTGCACGCCCTGACCAAGTACCTCGGCGGCCACGGCAACAGCCTCGGCGGCATCATCGTCGACAGCGGCAAATTCCCGTGGGCCGAGCACAAAGCCAAGTTCAAGCGCCTCAACGAGCCGGACGTCTCCTACCACGGCGTCGTCTACACCGAAGCCCTCGGCCCCGCCGCCTACATCGGCCGCGCCCGCGTCGTGCCGCTGCGCAACATGGGCGCCGCCATCAGCCCGTTCAACGCCTTCCTGATCCTGCAAGGCATCGAAACACTGGCCCTGCGCATGGACCGCATCTGCGAAAACTCGCTCAAGATCGCCAATTTCCTCAAGAGCCACCCGAAATGCAGTTGGGTCAATTACGCCGGTCTGCCCGACCACAAGGACCACGCGCTGGTCCAGAAATACATGGGCGGCCGCGCCTCCGGCATCCTCAACTTCGGCGTCAAGGGCGGCAGCGTGGCTGGCGGCAAGTTCCAGGATGCGCTGCAACTCGTCACCCGCCTCGTCAACATCGGCGACTGCAAGACCCTCGCCTGCCACCCGGCATCGACCACGCACCGCCAACTGTCGCCGGAAGAACTGGCCAAGGCCGGCGTTTCCGAAGACATGATCCGCCTGTCGGTCGGCATCGAGCACATCGACGACCTGATCGCCGATCTGGATCAGGCGCTCAACGCCGCCTGA
- a CDS encoding toll/interleukin-1 receptor domain-containing protein, with product MTPKVFISHASEDKSRFVTAFATQLRANGVDAWLDRWEMLPGDSLVDKIFEEGLKDANAVIIVLSNNSVAKPWVSEELNASMVSRISKGTKIIPVVIDSCDVPEALKSTLWERIEDTNYFDVPLKRILAAIFEVREKPLLGNPPEFVQRAFQRIDNLSSVDTFVLKRVAEYDLETNSHIVEPENIFTDLDALGLTKDQVSESIEILGSDGYFELSRYFGGGPDRYGCHIRVTRYGLEQYCLSEVEKYDQLKEQCAGLVVNEDVCDNETLAAKTGEKPRLIEHILDIFESNDLIKVTKFMGGNISIHHVHPKFRRMLS from the coding sequence ATGACTCCAAAGGTATTCATCAGCCACGCCAGCGAAGACAAGTCGCGCTTCGTGACGGCGTTTGCAACTCAGCTACGGGCGAATGGCGTTGACGCATGGTTGGACCGCTGGGAGATGCTGCCGGGTGACAGCCTCGTAGATAAGATATTCGAAGAGGGTCTCAAGGATGCCAACGCGGTAATCATAGTTCTTTCGAACAACAGCGTTGCGAAGCCATGGGTATCGGAAGAGCTAAACGCGAGCATGGTATCCCGTATATCTAAAGGCACGAAAATCATCCCGGTCGTCATCGATAGTTGCGATGTGCCGGAAGCGCTGAAGTCGACGTTATGGGAGCGTATCGAAGATACAAATTACTTCGATGTGCCGCTAAAACGCATATTGGCGGCGATATTTGAAGTCCGAGAGAAACCGCTTCTCGGTAACCCCCCCGAGTTTGTTCAACGGGCATTCCAACGCATTGATAACCTTTCAAGCGTAGATACATTTGTGTTGAAGCGAGTGGCGGAGTACGACTTGGAAACAAATTCTCATATCGTTGAGCCCGAGAATATTTTCACTGATCTTGACGCGCTTGGTCTTACGAAAGATCAGGTGTCTGAATCAATTGAGATACTAGGCTCCGACGGATACTTCGAGTTGTCCCGCTATTTCGGCGGAGGCCCGGATCGGTATGGTTGCCATATTCGCGTAACGCGATACGGCCTCGAACAGTACTGCTTATCCGAAGTCGAAAAATATGATCAGCTAAAAGAACAGTGCGCGGGACTGGTAGTAAATGAGGATGTATGCGACAACGAAACTTTGGCGGCGAAGACGGGGGAGAAACCACGACTAATAGAGCATATTTTGGATATTTTCGAGTCCAATGATCTGATCAAAGTCACGAAATTCATGGGGGGCAACATTTCGATCCATCACGTCCATCCGAAGTTTCGGAGAATGCTGTCTTGA
- a CDS encoding TetR/AcrR family transcriptional regulator produces MNTRHDNTRQHILDTGLGIFAGKGFASVGLNELLKAAGVPKGSFYHYFESKEDYGKALLEDYFGRYLADIDSLFALEATSGHERLMRYWQRWVDKQCTECAEQKCLVVKLAAEVSDLSDAMRLTLRDGTDRIVDRIAGAIEGGVADGSLPALEARPTAQLLYQLWLGASLLGKLHRNSQALENAMRFTRQLLTP; encoded by the coding sequence ATGAACACTCGTCACGACAATACGCGTCAGCACATTCTCGACACCGGTCTCGGCATTTTTGCAGGGAAAGGCTTTGCCAGCGTGGGTTTGAACGAATTGCTGAAGGCCGCCGGCGTGCCGAAGGGGTCGTTTTATCACTATTTCGAATCCAAGGAAGACTACGGCAAGGCCCTGCTCGAAGACTACTTCGGGCGCTATCTAGCCGATATCGACAGTCTGTTTGCGCTCGAAGCAACATCGGGTCACGAACGTCTGATGCGCTACTGGCAGCGCTGGGTGGACAAGCAGTGCACTGAATGCGCCGAGCAGAAATGCCTGGTCGTCAAGCTTGCCGCCGAGGTCTCCGACCTGTCGGATGCCATGCGCCTGACCTTGCGCGACGGAACCGACCGCATTGTGGACCGCATCGCCGGCGCCATTGAAGGCGGCGTCGCCGATGGCTCGCTGCCGGCGCTCGAAGCCCGGCCGACCGCGCAATTGCTCTACCAACTCTGGCTGGGCGCCAGCCTGCTCGGCAAGCTGCACCGCAACAGCCAGGCCCTCGAAAACGCTATGCGCTTTACCAGACAGTTGCTGACACCTTGA
- a CDS encoding alkene reductase encodes MTSLFDPIQIGDIALSNRIVMAPLTRNRAIAGNVAGPLTVEYYRQRATAGLIIAEASQISPMAQGYLATPGIHSPEQIAGWRQVTDAVHAAGGKIVLQLWHVGRISHTSLLPDGAAPVSSTDKVANASTFTSDGFVPVSTPRALRDDEIPGLIEDYRRAARNAIDAGFDGVELHAANTYLIEQFLRDSVNDRSGPYGGSIANRARLLLEVVEAITKEIGAGRTGIRLSPMTTFTAPLDSDPQALYGYVVEQLAPFGLAYLHVIEGETGGTRTPEAKAFDYEALHRAFPGAWMLNNGYSRDLAIENVAAGKADLVAFGRSFISTPDLVRRLKDDLPLNELQADKLYGGGAEGYTDYPALAA; translated from the coding sequence ATGACTTCCCTGTTCGACCCGATCCAAATCGGCGATATCGCCCTCTCCAACCGCATCGTCATGGCACCGCTGACGCGCAACCGCGCCATCGCCGGCAATGTTGCCGGACCGCTGACCGTCGAGTATTACCGCCAGCGCGCCACGGCCGGCCTGATCATCGCCGAGGCCAGCCAGATCAGCCCGATGGCCCAGGGCTACCTTGCCACCCCGGGCATCCACAGCCCGGAACAGATCGCCGGCTGGCGCCAGGTGACCGATGCTGTGCATGCCGCCGGCGGCAAGATCGTGCTGCAGTTGTGGCACGTCGGGCGCATTTCGCACACCTCGCTGCTGCCGGATGGCGCGGCGCCGGTGTCGTCGACCGACAAGGTCGCGAACGCCTCGACCTTTACCAGCGACGGCTTCGTCCCGGTGTCCACGCCGCGCGCCCTGCGCGACGATGAAATCCCCGGCCTGATCGAGGATTACCGTCGCGCCGCGCGCAACGCCATCGATGCGGGCTTTGATGGCGTCGAGCTGCATGCCGCCAACACCTACCTGATCGAGCAGTTCCTGCGCGATAGCGTCAATGACCGCAGCGGCCCTTACGGCGGCAGCATCGCCAACCGCGCCCGCCTGCTGCTTGAAGTCGTCGAAGCGATTACCAAGGAAATCGGTGCCGGCCGCACCGGCATTCGCCTGAGCCCGATGACGACCTTCACGGCGCCGCTCGACAGCGATCCGCAGGCGCTTTACGGCTATGTCGTCGAACAGCTGGCGCCGTTCGGCCTGGCCTATCTTCACGTCATCGAAGGCGAAACCGGCGGCACGCGCACACCCGAGGCCAAGGCTTTCGACTACGAAGCGCTGCATCGCGCTTTCCCCGGTGCCTGGATGCTCAACAACGGCTACTCGCGTGACTTGGCCATCGAGAATGTCGCGGCCGGCAAGGCCGACCTGGTTGCCTTTGGCCGCTCGTTCATCAGCACGCCGGACCTCGTCCGTCGCCTGAAGGATGACCTGCCGCTCAACGAACTGCAGGCCGACAAGCTGTATGGCGGCGGGGCCGAGGGTTACACCGACTACCCGGCGCTGGCTGCCTGA
- a CDS encoding DMT family transporter, giving the protein MSEYRRWLPALALIVLSLTWGYTWVLAKQGLAYAPPFAFAAERCVGAALALVIALRLSGRKLKLVAPRQTIAIGLAQVSGFMIFQTWALVEGGPGKTAVLIFTMPIWTLLLAWPILGERVRGKQWLAAASTLGGLLLIIEPWDMHASLFSKFLGLMAALCWATGTILIKRLRGKTPVDLLTLTTWQMIVGAVPLILLAFIVPEHPTEWTVSYVGILIFMSVASTAMCWWLWIYILDRVPAWEASLSVLGTPVVAILSSRLTFGEAFKGSEIAGILLIGSGLALLSLLGWAASRRDPAKQIEEAA; this is encoded by the coding sequence ATGTCCGAATACCGTCGTTGGCTGCCCGCGCTGGCCCTGATCGTCCTCTCGCTGACCTGGGGCTACACCTGGGTGCTCGCCAAGCAGGGCCTGGCCTACGCGCCGCCCTTCGCCTTTGCCGCCGAGCGCTGCGTCGGCGCCGCGCTGGCGCTGGTCATCGCGCTGCGCCTGAGCGGCCGCAAGCTGAAGCTGGTCGCCCCGCGCCAGACCATCGCCATCGGCCTGGCGCAAGTCTCGGGCTTCATGATTTTCCAGACCTGGGCGCTGGTTGAGGGTGGCCCGGGCAAGACGGCGGTATTGATTTTCACCATGCCGATCTGGACGTTGCTGCTCGCCTGGCCCATCCTCGGCGAGCGCGTGCGCGGCAAGCAGTGGCTGGCGGCGGCGAGCACGCTGGGCGGATTGCTGCTGATCATCGAACCGTGGGACATGCACGCCAGCCTGTTCAGCAAGTTCCTCGGCCTCATGGCGGCACTGTGCTGGGCGACCGGCACCATTCTGATCAAGCGCCTGCGTGGCAAAACGCCGGTCGACCTGCTGACCCTGACCACCTGGCAGATGATCGTCGGCGCCGTGCCGCTCATCCTGCTCGCCTTCATCGTGCCCGAACACCCAACTGAATGGACCGTCAGTTACGTTGGCATCCTGATCTTCATGTCGGTCGCCAGCACTGCGATGTGCTGGTGGCTGTGGATCTACATTCTCGACCGCGTGCCGGCCTGGGAGGCCAGCCTGTCGGTACTTGGTACGCCGGTGGTGGCCATTCTTTCGTCGCGCCTTACATTTGGCGAGGCTTTCAAGGGCAGCGAAATCGCCGGCATTTTGCTGATCGGCAGCGGCCTGGCCCTGCTTTCCCTGCTCGGCTGGGCAGCGAGCCGGCGCGATCCGGCAAAACAGATTGAGGAGGCAGCATGA
- a CDS encoding LLM class flavin-dependent oxidoreductase, producing MNTLHETKLSMLDLVAIREGGTTAEALAIARDTARHVEQLGFTRYWLAEHHNMPGIASSATAVLVGYIAGATSRIRVGSGGIMLPNHAPLVVAEAFGTLAEIYPGRIDLGLGRAPGTDQMTMRALRRDRIETEAEFPRAVSELQQLLGPRLPGQMVVAVPGNGTEVPIWLLGSSLFSARLAAERGLPYSFASHFAPAMLLPAIDIYRRNFRPSAKLDKPYVMIGVPVIAATTDDEAEFLASSTYQRVLGILRGDRRCLPPPVAEYLSSLHPQERSGIADFLGAAVVGGPDTVRAGLLALKEATRADEMILVSDIFDPALRLRSLEITASFFAQ from the coding sequence ATGAACACCCTGCACGAAACCAAACTTTCGATGCTCGACCTCGTCGCCATCCGCGAGGGCGGCACGACGGCCGAGGCGCTGGCCATCGCCCGCGATACGGCCCGCCATGTCGAGCAGCTCGGCTTCACCCGCTACTGGCTGGCCGAACATCACAACATGCCGGGCATCGCCAGTTCGGCGACGGCCGTGCTGGTCGGCTACATTGCCGGGGCGACCAGCCGCATCCGCGTCGGTTCGGGCGGCATCATGCTGCCCAACCATGCGCCGCTGGTCGTCGCCGAGGCCTTCGGCACGCTGGCCGAAATTTATCCCGGCCGGATCGATCTTGGCCTCGGTCGTGCCCCGGGCACCGACCAGATGACCATGCGCGCGCTGCGCCGCGACCGCATCGAAACGGAAGCCGAGTTCCCGCGGGCAGTCAGCGAACTGCAGCAGTTGCTCGGCCCCCGTTTGCCGGGCCAGATGGTCGTCGCAGTGCCCGGCAACGGCACTGAAGTGCCGATCTGGCTGCTTGGCTCGAGCCTCTTTTCCGCCCGCCTGGCGGCCGAACGCGGCCTGCCCTATTCCTTCGCCTCGCATTTCGCGCCGGCCATGCTGTTGCCGGCCATCGACATCTATCGGCGCAATTTCCGCCCCTCGGCCAAACTCGACAAGCCCTACGTGATGATCGGCGTGCCGGTGATTGCCGCGACAACTGACGACGAAGCGGAGTTCCTGGCCAGCAGCACCTACCAGCGCGTCCTCGGCATCCTGCGCGGCGATCGGCGCTGCCTGCCACCGCCGGTTGCAGAGTACCTGAGCAGCCTGCATCCACAGGAACGTTCTGGCATCGCCGATTTTCTCGGTGCTGCCGTCGTCGGCGGACCGGACACGGTGCGCGCTGGCCTGCTGGCGCTGAAAGAAGCGACCAGGGCCGACGAAATGATCCTGGTCAGCGACATTTTCGACCCGGCCCTGCGCCTGCGTTCACTTGAAATCACCGCCAGTTTTTTCGCACAATAA